A stretch of the Massilia varians genome encodes the following:
- the gatA gene encoding Asp-tRNA(Asn)/Glu-tRNA(Gln) amidotransferase subunit GatA, whose protein sequence is MHNKTIKELSALLQSKQVSSVELATHYLDRIEASSHNAFLHLDRERTLAQAASADARIADGSAGTLTGVPIAHKDIFVTRGWRTTAGSKMLANYESPFDATVVERFGRAGMVTLGKVNLDEFAMGSANENSAFGSVTNPWDPLAVPGGSSGGSAAAIAARLAPAATATDTGGSIRQPAAFCGVTGIKPTYGRVSRFGMIAFASSLDQGGPIAQTAEDCALLLNDMIGFDERDSTSLTVEQGNVAEDYTRDLNKPLTGLRIGVPKEYFGEGLASDVEAAVRGALDEFVKLGASLVEISLPKTALSIPTYYIIAPAEASSNLSRFDGVRYGHRASEYKDLQDMYRKTRAEGFGREVQRRIMVGTYVLCHGYYDAYYVQAQKIRRLIADDFQAAFADKCDVIMGPVAPTVAWDLGSKANDPVANYLADIYTLSTSLAGLPGMSIPVGFGQGEKNAKRPVGLQIIGNYFNEAKLLNIAHQYQQVTDWHQRTPEGV, encoded by the coding sequence ATGCACAACAAGACCATCAAAGAGCTGTCCGCGCTCCTGCAATCGAAGCAGGTCTCGAGCGTCGAACTCGCCACGCACTACCTGGATCGCATCGAAGCGAGCAGCCACAACGCCTTCCTGCACCTGGACCGCGAACGCACCCTGGCGCAAGCCGCCAGCGCCGATGCCCGCATCGCCGACGGTTCGGCCGGCACCCTGACCGGCGTGCCGATCGCCCACAAGGACATCTTTGTCACCCGTGGCTGGCGCACAACGGCCGGCTCGAAGATGCTGGCCAATTATGAAAGCCCCTTCGACGCCACCGTGGTCGAGCGCTTCGGCCGCGCCGGCATGGTCACCCTGGGCAAGGTCAACCTCGACGAATTCGCGATGGGCTCGGCCAACGAGAACTCGGCCTTCGGCTCTGTGACGAATCCCTGGGATCCGCTGGCGGTGCCGGGCGGCTCCTCGGGCGGCTCGGCCGCCGCGATCGCCGCGCGCCTGGCGCCGGCCGCCACCGCCACCGACACCGGCGGCTCGATCCGCCAGCCGGCCGCCTTCTGCGGCGTCACCGGCATCAAGCCGACCTACGGCCGCGTGTCGCGCTTCGGCATGATCGCCTTCGCTTCCTCGCTGGACCAGGGCGGCCCGATCGCCCAGACCGCCGAGGATTGCGCCCTGCTGCTGAACGACATGATCGGTTTCGACGAGCGCGATTCGACCAGCCTGACGGTCGAGCAAGGCAACGTCGCCGAGGACTACACCCGCGACCTGAACAAGCCCCTGACCGGCCTGCGGATCGGCGTGCCGAAGGAATACTTCGGCGAAGGCCTGGCAAGCGACGTGGAAGCCGCGGTGCGCGGCGCGCTGGACGAATTCGTCAAGCTGGGCGCCTCGCTGGTCGAGATTTCGCTGCCCAAGACCGCCCTGTCGATCCCGACCTATTACATCATCGCCCCGGCCGAAGCCTCGTCGAACCTGTCGCGCTTCGACGGCGTGCGCTACGGCCACCGCGCCAGCGAGTACAAGGATCTGCAGGACATGTACCGCAAAACCCGCGCCGAAGGCTTCGGGCGCGAGGTCCAGCGCCGCATCATGGTTGGCACCTACGTACTGTGCCACGGCTACTACGACGCCTACTACGTGCAGGCGCAGAAGATCCGCCGCCTGATCGCGGACGACTTCCAGGCCGCATTCGCCGACAAGTGCGACGTGATCATGGGCCCGGTGGCGCCGACGGTGGCCTGGGATCTCGGTTCGAAGGCGAACGACCCGGTGGCGAACTACCTGGCCGACATCTACACCCTGTCGACCAGCCTGGCGGGCCTGCCCGGCATGTCGATCCCGGTCGGTTTCGGCCAGGGGGAAAAGAACGCCAAGCGTCCGGTCGGCCTGCAGATCATTGGCAACTACTTCAACGAAGCCAAGCTGCTGAACATCGCGCACCAGTACCAGCAAGTGACCGACTGGCACCAGCGTACCCCGGAAGGCGTTTGA
- a CDS encoding exodeoxyribonuclease III has product MPRIISANLNGIRSAHKKGFFNWLATQSADFICVQELKAQQADMTEEFLAPHGYHGHFHYAEKKGYSGTGVYSRVAPDNKRIGFGCMEFDAEGRYTRCDFGNLTVISVYCPSGSSSPERQLAKFRFMEVFLPHLQELKAEGREVVICGDWNIAHKEIDLKNWKSNQKNSGFLPEERAWMTRIFDEIGLVDVHRKLAPDAADYTWWSNRGQAYAKNVGWRIDYHVATPGIAATAKSVSIYKDEKFSDHAPLIIDYDL; this is encoded by the coding sequence ATGCCACGAATTATCTCCGCGAACCTGAACGGTATCCGTTCCGCCCACAAGAAAGGTTTCTTCAACTGGCTCGCCACCCAGTCCGCCGATTTCATCTGCGTGCAGGAACTGAAGGCGCAACAGGCCGACATGACCGAGGAATTCCTCGCGCCCCACGGCTACCACGGCCACTTCCACTACGCGGAGAAGAAGGGGTATTCGGGCACCGGCGTCTACAGCCGCGTCGCGCCGGACAACAAGCGCATCGGCTTCGGCTGCATGGAATTCGACGCCGAAGGCCGCTACACCCGCTGCGATTTCGGCAACCTGACCGTGATCTCGGTGTATTGCCCGTCCGGCTCCTCGTCGCCGGAGCGTCAGCTGGCCAAGTTCCGCTTCATGGAGGTGTTCCTGCCTCACTTGCAGGAGCTGAAAGCGGAAGGCCGCGAAGTCGTGATCTGTGGCGACTGGAACATCGCGCACAAGGAAATCGACCTCAAGAACTGGAAGAGCAACCAGAAGAATTCCGGCTTCCTGCCGGAAGAGCGCGCCTGGATGACCCGCATCTTCGACGAGATCGGCCTGGTGGACGTGCACCGCAAGCTGGCGCCCGATGCCGCCGATTACACCTGGTGGAGCAACCGCGGCCAAGCCTATGCCAAGAACGTGGGCTGGCGCATCGACTACCACGTGGCCACCCCGGGCATCGCGGCGACCGCCAAGTCGGTGTCGATCTACAAGGATGAGAAGTTCAGCGATCACGCCCCGCTCATCATTGATTACGATCTCTAA
- the pyrE gene encoding orotate phosphoribosyltransferase, which produces MSDLRQEFISFSVKAEVLRFGEFTTKAGRQSPYFFNAGLFHDGATLGQLAQFYAQTLLDSGVQFDMLFGPAYKGITLASATAVALAAKGRNTSFAYNRKEAKDHGEGGTIVGAKLAGKVVIIDDVISAGTSVRESVDMIRAAGAEPAAVLIALDRMERSGKDGALSEHSAVQQVSKEFGIPVISIANLDDLFTYLSNAGGAELGAHKDAVAAYRTRYGV; this is translated from the coding sequence GTGAGCGATCTGCGCCAGGAGTTTATTTCGTTTTCGGTGAAGGCCGAGGTATTGCGCTTCGGTGAATTCACCACCAAGGCCGGGCGCCAGTCGCCGTACTTCTTCAACGCCGGCCTGTTCCATGACGGCGCGACCCTGGGCCAGCTGGCCCAGTTCTACGCCCAGACCCTGCTCGATTCGGGCGTGCAGTTCGACATGCTGTTCGGCCCGGCCTACAAGGGCATCACCCTGGCCAGCGCGACCGCGGTGGCGCTGGCCGCCAAGGGCCGCAACACCTCCTTCGCCTACAACCGCAAGGAAGCCAAGGACCACGGCGAAGGCGGCACCATCGTCGGTGCCAAGCTGGCGGGGAAGGTCGTGATCATCGACGACGTGATCTCGGCGGGCACCTCGGTGCGCGAATCGGTCGACATGATCCGCGCCGCCGGCGCCGAACCGGCCGCCGTGCTGATCGCCCTGGACCGCATGGAGCGTTCCGGCAAGGACGGCGCGCTGTCCGAACATTCGGCGGTGCAGCAGGTGTCGAAGGAATTCGGCATCCCGGTGATCTCGATCGCCAACCTGGACGACCTGTTCACCTATCTCTCGAACGCGGGCGGCGCCGAGCTGGGCGCGCACAAGGATGCGGTGGCGGCCTATCGCACGCGCTACGGCGTCTGA
- a CDS encoding pseudouridine synthase, giving the protein MSKGRKGHQAEANAYVPLPVRDGVAPSYLWITETRAGGMLRFLAERFPDVPEAAWARRLARGEIVDAKGAALAADSPVRQGMRIWYYRELEQAETPIPFRERVLFQDEHLLVADKPHFLPTIPTGRFLHETLLVRLKKQYDLPHLVPIHRLDRETAGVVIFSHNPASRGAYQSMFQKRVVNKVYEALAGPIEGRAFPFTYRSRMQDAEQFFVSEEVPGEPNSETLIELIERRGDVAHYRLHPHTGRKHQLRLHLSALGAPILNDAFYPVALPCKGDDFSAPLQLLARSIAFEDPLSGQPRRFESGFRLDWPPGCRT; this is encoded by the coding sequence ATGAGTAAAGGCAGGAAAGGGCACCAGGCCGAAGCCAACGCCTATGTTCCCTTGCCGGTGCGCGACGGGGTCGCGCCCAGCTACCTGTGGATCACCGAGACCCGGGCGGGCGGCATGCTGCGCTTTCTGGCCGAGCGCTTTCCCGACGTGCCGGAAGCCGCCTGGGCGCGGCGCCTGGCGCGCGGCGAGATCGTCGATGCGAAAGGGGCGGCGCTCGCCGCCGACAGCCCCGTGCGCCAGGGCATGCGCATCTGGTACTACCGCGAGCTGGAGCAAGCCGAAACCCCGATCCCCTTCCGGGAGCGGGTGCTGTTCCAGGACGAGCACCTGCTGGTGGCCGACAAGCCGCACTTCCTGCCGACCATTCCGACCGGCCGCTTCCTGCACGAGACCCTCCTGGTGCGCCTCAAGAAGCAATATGATTTGCCGCACCTGGTGCCGATCCACCGGCTCGACCGCGAGACCGCGGGGGTGGTGATCTTCTCGCACAACCCGGCATCGCGCGGGGCCTACCAGTCGATGTTCCAGAAGCGGGTGGTGAACAAGGTCTACGAGGCGCTGGCGGGCCCGATCGAGGGGAGGGCATTCCCCTTCACCTACCGCAGCCGCATGCAGGATGCGGAGCAGTTTTTCGTGAGCGAGGAAGTGCCGGGGGAACCGAATTCGGAAACCCTGATCGAGCTGATCGAGCGGCGCGGCGACGTGGCGCACTACCGGCTGCACCCGCACACCGGCCGCAAGCACCAGCTGCGCCTGCACCTGTCGGCGCTCGGCGCGCCGATCCTGAACGACGCCTTCTATCCGGTGGCGCTGCCGTGCAAGGGAGACGATTTCAGCGCGCCGCTGCAGCTGCTGGCGCGTTCGATCGCCTTCGAGGATCCACTGAGCGGCCAGCCGCGCCGCTTCGAGAGCGGCTTCCGGCTCGACTGGCCTCCAGGATGTAGAACCTGA
- the gatC gene encoding Asp-tRNA(Asn)/Glu-tRNA(Gln) amidotransferase subunit GatC has protein sequence MSLTLSDVKRIANLAQLEMIDAHAETALAELNGIFALAEQMQAVDTTGVAPLSQPLASIMALPLRLRDDVVTEENRREDYQAPAPKAQDGLYLVPKVIE, from the coding sequence ATGTCCCTGACACTTTCAGACGTAAAACGCATCGCCAACCTGGCCCAGCTCGAAATGATTGATGCCCACGCGGAAACCGCGCTGGCCGAGCTGAACGGCATCTTCGCCCTGGCCGAGCAGATGCAGGCGGTGGACACGACCGGTGTCGCCCCCTTGTCGCAGCCCTTGGCAAGCATCATGGCGCTGCCGCTGCGCCTGCGCGACGACGTGGTCACCGAAGAGAACCGCCGCGAGGACTACCAGGCGCCGGCGCCGAAGGCCCAGGACGGCCTGTACCTGGTGCCGAAGGTCATCGAGTAA
- the gatB gene encoding Asp-tRNA(Asn)/Glu-tRNA(Gln) amidotransferase subunit GatB has protein sequence MQWEVVIGLENHVQLTTNSKIFSGSSIRFGAEPNTQASPVDLALPGVLPVLNRGAVERAIRFGLAVGAKIAPQSVFARKNYFYPDLPKGYQISQFEDPVVQGGTISFAYEKDGKLETKTVNLTRAHLEEDAGKSLHEDYAGMSGIDLNRAGTPLLEIVSEPEMRSAAEAVAYAKALHSLVVWLGVCDGNMQEGSFRCDVNVSVRPMGQKEFGTRCEIKNLNSFRFMEEAIHYEVRRQIELIEDGGKVIQATRLWDPDKKETRSMRTKEDAQDYRYFPDPDLPPLVIGQDWIERVKADMPELPGALRARFTGEYGLPEYDSLVLTSSKAMATYYEAVVLAAGKENAKAAANWMMGDVASTLNREGVELDQSPVSAAQLALLLKRIADGTISNKAGKEVFAAMWEAQSEDANLADTVIEQKGLKQISDTGALEAIVDEVLAANAKSVEQYRAGKEAAINALIGQTMKASKGKANPAQVTDLLKKKLAG, from the coding sequence ATGCAATGGGAAGTCGTCATCGGTCTTGAGAACCACGTGCAGCTCACGACCAATTCGAAAATCTTCAGCGGCAGCTCGATCCGCTTCGGCGCCGAGCCGAACACCCAGGCCAGCCCGGTCGACCTGGCGCTGCCGGGCGTGCTGCCGGTCCTGAACCGCGGCGCCGTCGAGCGCGCGATCCGCTTCGGCCTGGCCGTGGGCGCGAAAATCGCCCCGCAGTCGGTGTTCGCCCGCAAGAACTACTTCTACCCTGACCTGCCGAAGGGCTACCAGATCAGCCAGTTCGAGGACCCGGTGGTCCAGGGCGGCACCATCAGCTTCGCCTACGAGAAGGACGGCAAGCTGGAGACCAAGACCGTCAACCTGACCCGCGCCCACCTGGAAGAGGATGCGGGCAAGTCGCTGCACGAGGACTATGCCGGCATGAGCGGCATCGACCTGAACCGCGCCGGCACCCCGCTGCTCGAGATCGTGTCCGAGCCGGAGATGCGCAGCGCCGCCGAAGCGGTGGCCTACGCCAAAGCCCTGCACTCGCTGGTCGTGTGGCTGGGCGTCTGCGACGGCAACATGCAGGAAGGCTCCTTCCGCTGCGACGTCAACGTCTCGGTGCGCCCGATGGGCCAGAAGGAATTCGGCACCCGCTGCGAGATCAAGAACCTGAACTCCTTCCGCTTCATGGAAGAGGCGATCCATTACGAAGTGCGGCGCCAGATCGAGCTGATCGAGGATGGCGGCAAGGTGATCCAGGCGACCCGCCTGTGGGACCCGGACAAGAAGGAAACCCGCTCCATGCGCACCAAGGAAGACGCGCAGGACTACCGCTACTTCCCGGACCCGGACCTGCCTCCCCTGGTGATCGGCCAGGACTGGATCGAGCGCGTGAAAGCCGACATGCCGGAACTGCCGGGCGCCCTGCGCGCCCGCTTCACCGGCGAATACGGCCTGCCGGAATACGACAGCCTGGTGCTGACCTCGTCCAAGGCGATGGCGACCTACTACGAGGCCGTGGTGCTTGCGGCCGGCAAGGAGAACGCGAAAGCCGCCGCCAACTGGATGATGGGCGACGTCGCGTCGACCCTGAACCGCGAAGGCGTGGAGCTGGACCAGTCGCCGGTGAGCGCCGCCCAACTGGCCCTCTTGCTTAAGCGCATCGCCGACGGCACCATCTCGAACAAGGCCGGCAAGGAAGTCTTTGCCGCCATGTGGGAAGCGCAATCGGAAGACGCCAATCTGGCCGACACCGTGATCGAGCAGAAGGGCCTGAAGCAGATCTCGGACACGGGCGCGCTGGAAGCAATCGTCGACGAGGTGCTGGCGGCCAATGCCAAGTCGGTGGAGCAATACCGCGCCGGCAAGGAAGCTGCGATCAATGCCCTGATCGGCCAGACCATGAAGGCCTCGAAGGGCAAGGCCAATCCGGCCCAGGTGACCGATCTGCTGAAGAAGAAGCTGGCCGGCTGA